A section of the Lathamus discolor isolate bLatDis1 chromosome 6, bLatDis1.hap1, whole genome shotgun sequence genome encodes:
- the SLC39A13 gene encoding zinc transporter ZIP13 isoform X1 gives MTKQKLLLDGTLSLFLIVACEAQQLPAGHVAASAGPLCEKETPSLGNLFSIERLDAWICSLIGSFMVGLSGVFPLLVIPFETGAALRSEAGSHRLKQLLSFAIGGLLGNVFLHLLPEAWAYTCSATTEGQSFQQQKLLGLWVIIGFLTFLVLEKIFLEEEEECPGVVCDSKAPAGKIPNGSGYALPKVSGQSQRAGTDLAQCNGSSRRSCPTDNRIKISGYLNLLANTIDNFTHGLAVAASFLVSRKVGFLTTMAILLHEIPHEVGDFAILLRAGFDRWSAAKMQLSTALGGILGACFAICAQSPKGAGETVAWILPFTSGGFLYIALVNVVPDLLEEKNPWNSLQQILLLCTGITVMVLLSLTTE, from the exons ATGACAAAGCAAAAGCTTCTGCTTGATGGGACACTCTCCTTGTTCCTGATTGTGGCTTGTGAAGCTCAGCAGCTCCCGGCAGGTCATGTTGCTGCAAGTGCTGGTCCTCTGTGCGAGAAGGAGACACCATCCTTGGGGAACCTTTTCAGCATCGAGCGCCTGGATGCCTGGATCTGTTCCCTCATTGGTTCGTTCATGGTGGGGCTGAGTGGGGTCTTCCCCTTGCTGGTGATCCCGTTTGaaacaggagctgctctgcGGTCAGAAG cTGGATCACACCGTTTGAAGCAGTTGCTGAGTTTTGCAATTGGTGGGCTATTGGGGAATGTGTTTCTGCACCTGCTTCCTGAAGCCTGGGCCTACACATGCAGTGCAACGACAG AAGGGCAgagctttcagcagcagaagctaCTGGGTCTCTGGGTGATCATTGGTTTCCTGACCTTCCTGGTGCTAGAGAAGATCTTCctagaggaagaagaggagtgCCCTGGTGTG GTCTGTGATTCCAAAGCACCAGCTGGAAAGATTCCAAATGGAAGTGGCTATGCACTGCCAAAGGTGTCAGGCCAATCCCAAAGAGCAGGAACAGATTTAGCTCAGTGTAATGGCTCTTCTCGCCGATCCTGTCCAACAGACAACAGAATCAAG ATTAGCGGATACCTCAATCTGCTGGCCAACACCATTGATAACTTTACACATGGCCTGGCAGTAGCAGCCAGCTTCCTGGTTAGCAGAAAG GTTGGATTCCTAACCACAATGGCCATTCTCCTGCATGAAATCCCACATGAG GTTGGAGACTTTGCAATCCTACTTCGGGCTGGCTTTGACCGCTGGAGTGCAGCCAAGATGCAGCTTTCCACAGCTTTGGGAGGGATTCTAGGAGCATGTTTTGCAATATGTGCTCAGTCGCCAAAAGGAGCAG GGGAAACAGTAGCTTGGATCCTCCCTTTCACTTCTGGAGGATTTCTGTATATTGCCTTGGTAAATGTTGTGCCTGATCTCTTGGAGGAAAAGAATCCTTG GAACTCCCTGCAGCAGATCCTGCTCCTGTGTACAGGCATTACAGTCATGGTGCTACTCTCGCTCACAACTGAGTGA
- the SLC39A13 gene encoding zinc transporter ZIP13 isoform X2, with protein sequence MTKQKLLLDGTLSLFLIVACEAQQLPAGHVAASAGPLCEKETPSLGNLFSIERLDAWICSLIGSFMVGLSGVFPLLVIPFETGAALRSEAGSHRLKQLLSFAIGGLLGNVFLHLLPEAWAYTCSATTGQSFQQQKLLGLWVIIGFLTFLVLEKIFLEEEEECPGVVCDSKAPAGKIPNGSGYALPKVSGQSQRAGTDLAQCNGSSRRSCPTDNRIKISGYLNLLANTIDNFTHGLAVAASFLVSRKVGFLTTMAILLHEIPHEVGDFAILLRAGFDRWSAAKMQLSTALGGILGACFAICAQSPKGAGETVAWILPFTSGGFLYIALVNVVPDLLEEKNPWNSLQQILLLCTGITVMVLLSLTTE encoded by the exons ATGACAAAGCAAAAGCTTCTGCTTGATGGGACACTCTCCTTGTTCCTGATTGTGGCTTGTGAAGCTCAGCAGCTCCCGGCAGGTCATGTTGCTGCAAGTGCTGGTCCTCTGTGCGAGAAGGAGACACCATCCTTGGGGAACCTTTTCAGCATCGAGCGCCTGGATGCCTGGATCTGTTCCCTCATTGGTTCGTTCATGGTGGGGCTGAGTGGGGTCTTCCCCTTGCTGGTGATCCCGTTTGaaacaggagctgctctgcGGTCAGAAG cTGGATCACACCGTTTGAAGCAGTTGCTGAGTTTTGCAATTGGTGGGCTATTGGGGAATGTGTTTCTGCACCTGCTTCCTGAAGCCTGGGCCTACACATGCAGTGCAACGACAG GGCAgagctttcagcagcagaagctaCTGGGTCTCTGGGTGATCATTGGTTTCCTGACCTTCCTGGTGCTAGAGAAGATCTTCctagaggaagaagaggagtgCCCTGGTGTG GTCTGTGATTCCAAAGCACCAGCTGGAAAGATTCCAAATGGAAGTGGCTATGCACTGCCAAAGGTGTCAGGCCAATCCCAAAGAGCAGGAACAGATTTAGCTCAGTGTAATGGCTCTTCTCGCCGATCCTGTCCAACAGACAACAGAATCAAG ATTAGCGGATACCTCAATCTGCTGGCCAACACCATTGATAACTTTACACATGGCCTGGCAGTAGCAGCCAGCTTCCTGGTTAGCAGAAAG GTTGGATTCCTAACCACAATGGCCATTCTCCTGCATGAAATCCCACATGAG GTTGGAGACTTTGCAATCCTACTTCGGGCTGGCTTTGACCGCTGGAGTGCAGCCAAGATGCAGCTTTCCACAGCTTTGGGAGGGATTCTAGGAGCATGTTTTGCAATATGTGCTCAGTCGCCAAAAGGAGCAG GGGAAACAGTAGCTTGGATCCTCCCTTTCACTTCTGGAGGATTTCTGTATATTGCCTTGGTAAATGTTGTGCCTGATCTCTTGGAGGAAAAGAATCCTTG GAACTCCCTGCAGCAGATCCTGCTCCTGTGTACAGGCATTACAGTCATGGTGCTACTCTCGCTCACAACTGAGTGA